Proteins encoded together in one Solanum lycopersicum chromosome 7, SLM_r2.1 window:
- the LOC101263916 gene encoding uncharacterized protein, translating into MDSQSDSQVIRRRKGPAFEYLVPLIYAPALPLIRIALRHKPVLRDRLFYGVLAGAFAHGTYLLTDLYDAESK; encoded by the exons ATGGATTCACAGTCTGATTC GCAAGTTATAAGGAGGAGAAAAGGACCAGCGTTTGAATATTTGGTTCCGCTTATTTATGCACCGGCTCTTCCTCTCA TTAGGATAGCACTGAGGCACAAGCCAGTTCTTAGGGATCGTTTGTTCTATGGTGTCTTGGCTGGTGCATTTGCTCATGGAACTTATTTACT TACAGATCTATATGATGCTGAGAGCAAGTGA
- the LOC101264440 gene encoding CBL-interacting serine/threonine-protein kinase 6, whose protein sequence is MAPEEKCGALNGKYELGRLLGHGTFAKVYHARNVKNGKNVAMKVVGKEKVIKVGMMDQIKREISVMKMVKNPNIVELHEVMASKTKIYFAMEFVKGGELFAKIAKGKVREDVARGYFQQLISAIDFCHSRGVFHRDLKPENLLLDEEGNLKITDFGLSAFTEHQRQDGLLHTTCGTPAYVAPEIIGKKGYDGSKADIWSCGVILYVLLAGFLPFQDENIMAMYKKIYRGDFKCPPWFSSEARRLITKMLDPNPHSRITTSKIMDSSWFKKSIPKTLRNKDEEEFAFAFASDKSSKQVETMNAFHIISLSEGFDLSPLFEENKRNEKEQMRFATTMSASSVISKLEEVAKTTNFIVKKSNSCVKLQGQVVGRKGKLGIAADIFAVTNSFLVVEVNKASGDTLEYNQFCSKELRPALKDIVWTSAT, encoded by the coding sequence atggccCCTGAAGAGAAATGTGGAGCTTTGAACGGAAAATATGAACTCGGTCGACTTTTAGGCCATGGAACATTCGCGAAAGTTTATCACGCTCGAAACGTGAAGAATGGTAAAAATGTTGCCATGAAAGTAGTGGGgaaagaaaaagttattaaagTAGGTATGATGGATCAGATCAAGCGAGAAATCTCggttatgaaaatggtgaaaaaCCCAAACATAGTCGAGCTCCACGAAGTCATGGCGAGTAAAACAAAGATTTACTTCGCCATGGAGTTCGTTAAAGGAGGTGAGCTTTTCGCGAAGATCGCGAAAGGCAAGGTGAGAGAGGATGTTGCTAGAGGTTACTTCCAGCAACTGATCTCAGCTATCGACTTCTGTCATAGCAGAGGAGTATTTCATCGCGATTTGAAACCTGAAAACTTATTGTTGGATGAAGAAGGAAATCTCAAAATTACTGATTTTGGGCTAAGTGCATTTACAGAACATCAAAGACAAGACGGATTGCTTCATACAACTTGTGGAACTCCGGCTTATGTTGCCCCTGAAATTATTGGTAAAAAAGGCTACGATGGTTCAAAAGCCGATATATGGTCATGTGGAGTGATTCTCTATGTTTTACTAGCTGGTTTTTTACCATTTCAAGACGAAAACATCATGGCGATGTATAAGAAGATTTACCGTGGTGATTTCAAATGCCCACCTTGGTTTTCATCTGAAGCTAGGAGATTGATCACGAAGATGTTGGATCCGAATCCTCATTCAAGAATCACTACCTCAAAGATCATGGATTCGTCATGGTTCAAGAAATCGATCCCAAAGACGTTAAGGAACAAAGATGAGGAAGAATTTGCATTTGCATTTGCATCAGATAAGTCTAGTAAACAAGTTGAGACAATGAACGCGTTTCATATCATTTCTTTATCTGAAGGATTTGATTTGTCACCGTTGTTCGAAGAGAACAAAAGGAATGAGAAAGAACAGATGAGATTCGCGACTACAATGTCAGCAAGTAGTGTGATATCTAAGCTTGAGGAGGTAGCGAAGACAACGAATTTCATCGTAAAAAAGAGTAATTCATGTGTAAAACTACAAGGACAAGTGGTAGGGAGAAAAGGGAAATTAGGAATTGCTGCTGATATATTTGCTGTGACAAATTCATTTCTAGTTGTGGAAGTGAATAAAGCAAGTGGTGATACATTGGAGTATAATCAATTCTGCAGCAAAGAGCTAAGACCAGCACTTAAGGATATTGTTTGGACATCAGCAACATAG